From Micromonas commoda chromosome 3, complete sequence, a single genomic window includes:
- a CDS encoding predicted protein encodes MEDLVNDPHAEEIVVRENYGRDGAAEIGAIARGLRLHFRQYGKGTNTALVASKVPLPDYRADLDGRRRAEHEVDMSPDTMAIVARALHDSPSVEDLSANLGSLTHASQSKRQRGDGDRSRSRVDEASHLLRRDAAVDAAAQKAELERLESPHVAARMAQRARLPAFERRDELLAAVDACTNVLVVSGETGCGKTTQLPQFVLERALASGDASVTGILCTQPRRISAISVAARVAQERGEELGESVGYQIRLEARRSAATRLLFCTTGVLLRRLAVEPTLDSVSHVFVDEIHERGMNEDFLLVVLRDLLPRRPDLKIVLMSATLDAGLFAAYFGGAPVAHIPGFTYNVRTLFLEDALEAFGTRLVVSPPDARRDGFGGFGGKRRGRFGGGRREPTPGYNPDEDEDGGDNLVATLVATCDPADPDGDGAILVFLTGWDEITKVNDLMRADPLLGDRTKCAVLPLHGAMPTANQREIFDRPPRGVRKIILSTNIAETSITIDDVTHVVDCGKSKEKTYDALNNLACLQPAWISKASAHQRRGRAGRVREGVCYRLYTKAQHAKMADHATPELLRTPLEELCLTIKSLGLGLCEPFIARALQPPEPKSVHNAIELLITIGALSRRTEELTPLGRHLAALPVDPRVGKMLVTAATFGCLSPALTIAAGMAYKDPFVLPMDKKHQADAVRRRLAGDTRSDHIALVRAFEGWTRARRDGGNREGWEYCRRNFLSGNTLELMSDMRRQFADLLHGIGFLPDGARSADRVDAAHNRHAADVAMLRAVICAGMYPRLVSVRPRGRRNELKTHEDGKVECHPSSVNSEFGVSFPFPWLVYCEKVKTSGVYIRDSTCVPAYAVLLLGGDLDEEPDGTAGDGDDDVGIRVCGGHYTFSAPRDVLALVRKLRREIDSLLDAKARNPGLGGFGCGFVDAMRALVADEEHRAYGGDDRGRDRGGGGGDRGGGWGRRGGRGGFGGAPGTSGGDWECSNGCGLVFGGKRSCFRCGAPREGDRGDGGRGGLGGGPPAPRHVRF; translated from the exons ATGGAGGACCTCGTGAACGACCCGcacgccgaggagatcgtcgtgcgcgagaactacggccgcgacggcgcggcagagatcggggcgatcgcgcgcggcctgAGGCTGCACTTCAGGCAGTACGGCAAGGGCACCAAcaccgccctcgtcgcgtccaagGTGCCTCTGCCGGACTACAGGGCGGACCTCGAcggccgacggcgcgcggagcACGAGGTGGACATGTCGCCGGATACCatggcgatcgtcgcgagggcgttgCACGACTCCCCGAGCGTCGAGGACCTGAGCGCGAACCTCGGGAGTCTCACGCACGCCTCGCAATCGAAGCggcaacgcggcgacggcgaccgatCCCGAagtcgcgtcgacgaggcgtccCATCTTTTACGCAGGGACGCagccgtggacgccgccgcccaaaaGGCCGAGCTCGAACGACTCGAATccccgcacgtcgccgcgcgcatggcCCAACGCGCGAGGCTCCCGGCGTTCGAGAGACGagacgagctgctcgcggcggtggacgcgtgtACGAACGTGCTGGTGGTATCCGGCGAGACGGGCTGCGGCAAAACAACGCAACTGCCGCAGTTtgtcctcgaacgcgcgctggcgagcggcgacgcgtcggtgacgggcATCCTGTGCACGCAACCGCGGCGCATCTCCGCGAtatccgtcgccgcgcgagtggCGCAGGAGaggggcgaggagctcggcgagtccGTCGGGTATCAGATCCGGTTGGAAGCTCggcggtccgcggcgacccggcTATTATTCTGCACCACCGGCGTGCTCCTCCGCAGGCTCGCCGTGGAACCCACGCTGGACAGCGTGTCGCACGTGTTCGTGGACGAGATTCACGAGCGCGGCATGAACGAGGACTTCCTCCTCGTGGTGCTCAGGGACCTGCTGCCGCGTCGACCGGATTTGAAAATCGTGCTAATGTCGGCGACGCTGGATGCGGGACTCTTCGCGGCGTacttcggcggcgcgcccgtcgcgcacaTTCCGGGGTTCACCTACAATGTGCGAACGCTGTTCCTGGAGGATGCGTTGGAGGCGTTCGGGACGCGGTTGGTCGTGTCGCCGCCTGACGCGAGGAGGGACGGGTTCGGCGGGTTTGGTGGGAAGCGACGGGGtcggttcggcggcggccgccgggAACCGACGCCCGGATATaaccccgacgaggacgaggacggcggcgac AATTTGGTCGCCACATTGGTCGCCACATGTGACCCGGCagaccccgacggcgacggcgcgatccTCGTCTTCCTCACCGGCTGGGACGAGATCACCAAGGTTAACGACCTGATGCGCGCGGACCCTCTGTTGGGGGACCGGACCAAGTGCGCGGTTCTGCCGCTTCACGGCGCGATGCCCACGGCGAACCAACGGGAAATCTTCGACaggcccccgcgcggcgttcgcaaGATCATCCTCTCCACCAACATCGCCGAGACGTCCATCacgatcgacgacgtcacgcacgtcgtcgactgCGGCAAGAGCAAGGAGAAGACGTACGACGCTTTGAACAACCTCGCGTGTTTGCAGCCGGCTTGGATttcgaaggcgtcggcgcaTCAACGCCGGGGCCGAGCCGGTCGAGTCCGCGAGGGGGTTTGCTACCGTCTGTACACCAAGGCGCAGCACGCGAAGATGGCGGACCACGCCACCCCCGAGCTGCTCCGAACCCCGCTGGAGGAGCTGTGCCTGACGATCAAGTCGTTGGGTTTGGGTTTGTGCGAGCCGTTCATCGCGAGGGCGCTTCAACCGCCCGAGCCAAAGTCGGTTCATAACGCGATCGAGCTGTTGATCACCATCGGAGCCCTGTCGCGTCGCACCGAGGAGCTCACGCCCCTGGGCaggcacctcgccgcgcttccCGTGGACCCGAGGGTTGGCAAGATGCTGGTCacggccgcgacgttcgGATGCTTATCCCCGGCGCTgaccatcgcggcgggcatGGCGTACAAGGACCCGTTTGTATTGCCCATGGACAAGAAGCACCAAGCGGACGCCGTTCGCAGGCGTCTCGCGGGGGACACGCGCAGCGATCAcatcgccctcgtccgcgcgttcgaggggtggacgcgcgcgcgccgggacggCGGCAACAGGGAGGGATGGGAGTACTGCCGCCGTAACTTTCTCAGCGGAAACACCCTGGAGCTCATGTCCGACATGCGTCGGCAGTTCGCCGACCTGCTGCACGGGATCGGATTCctccccgacggcgcgagatccgcggatcgcgtcgacgctgcCCACAACaggcacgccgcggacgtcgccatgCTCCGCGCGGTGATATGCGCCGGGATGTACCCGCGACTCGTCTCCGTCCGACCCCGGGGCCGACGCAACGAGCTCAAGACACACGAGGACGGCAAGGTGGAGTGCCACCCGAGCTCGGTCAACTCCGAGTTTGGCGTCTCGTTCCCGTTCCCGTGGCTGGTGTACTGCGAGAAGGTCAAGACGAGCGGGGTGTACATCCGAGACAGCACCTGCGTCCCCGCGTACGCGGTGCTGCTGCTGGGCGGCGACCTGGACGAGGAGCCAGACGGcacagccggcgacggcgacgacgacgtggggATTCGGGTGTGCGGCGGGCACTACACGttcagcgcgccgcgcgacgtcctcgcgctcgtccgaaagctccgccgcgagatCGACTCGTtgctcgacgccaaggcgaggAACCCGGGGCTTGGCGGCTTCGGGTGCGGCTTCGtggacgcgatgcgcgcgctcgtggcggacgaggagcacAGGGCGTACGGCGGGGATGATCGGGGAAGGgatcggggcggcgggggcggggatcggggcggcggctggggtcgtcgaggcggccgcgggggttTCGGCGGTGCACCGGGAACGAGCGGGGGCGACTGGGAGTGTTCCAACGGGTGCGGTTTGGTGTTTGGCGGGAAGAGGAGTTGCTTCAGGTgcggggcgccgagggagggcgaccgcggggacggggggcggggagggctcgggggcggtccgcccgcgccgaggcacgTGCGGTTTTAG
- a CDS encoding predicted protein, producing the protein MGAVQYFGNAAKVYVGTEIAIGLGLGLVAGAVWKNWHWQTRAKEQAYFASIKGK; encoded by the exons ATGGGAGCCGTTCAGTACTTCGGCAACG CCGCTAAGGTTTACGTCGGCACCGAGATTGCCATCGGCCTgggcctcggcctcgtcgcgggcgccgtgtGGAAG AACTGGCACTGGCAGACCCGCGCCAAGGAGCAGGCGTACTTCGCCAGCATCAAGGGGAAGTGA
- a CDS encoding predicted protein, which translates to ETTVVSAEWLKANIGRPDVVVLDCSWYLPAMERDPRAEHEAKRVPGARFFDVDGVSDPSSPLPHMLPDAGAFAAACDAVGVANGDQVVVYDGAGLFSAARGWWMFKVFGHDAVALLDGGMRAWEKLDGATVETKPPAVPIAAATDACARWYDDASKPSSTPSSSFRATLRPELVLRRDDVLARCVGAAATETLVDARPKPRWAGEAPEPRAGIRSGRVPGSACVPFFDVLDADDRTFKSRDEIRDVFSAAGADVTGAKKVVASCGTGVTACVLSLGAAIARGDGTPLPVYDGSWTEWGA; encoded by the coding sequence GAGACCACCGTCGTGAGCGCCGAGTGGCTGAAGGCCAACATCGGGAGGCCCGACGTCGTGGTCCTCGACTGCAGCTGGTACCTCCCCGCGATGGAGCGCGACCCACGCGCGGAGCACGAGGCCAAGCGCGTCCCGGGCGCCAGGTTCTTCGACGTCGATGGAGTGTCCGATCCGTCCTCGCCTCTGCCCCACATGCTcccggacgcgggcgcgttcgccgcggcgtgcgacgccgtgggCGTCGCCAACGGCGATCAGGTTGTCGTgtacgacggcgcgggtctcttcagcgcggcgcggggctggTGGATGTTCAAGGTCTTCggccacgacgccgtcgcgctcctggACGGCGGGATGCGCGCGTGGGAGAaactcgacggcgcgacggttGAGACGAAACCCCCTGCCGTcccaatcgccgccgccacggacgcctgcgcgaggtggtacgacgacgcctcgaagccgtcgtcgacgccgtcgtcgtcgttccgcgcgacgctcagGCCCGAGCTGGTGCTGCGCAGGGACGATGTgctcgcgcggtgcgtcggcgcggcggcgacggagactTTGGTGGATGCGCGACCCAAGCCGAGATGGGCCGGCGAGGCtcccgagccccgcgcggggaTCCGGAGCGGTCGCGTGCCGGGCAGCGCGTGCGTCCCGTTcttcgacgtcctcgacgcggacgatcgGACGTTCAAGTCCCGTGACGAGATTCGCGAcgtcttctccgccgcgggcgcggacgtgacgGGTGCGAAGAAAGTCGTGGCGAGCTGCGGCAccggcgtcaccgcgtgcGTGCTGTCGCTcggggcggcgatcgcgcggggggACGGGACGCCGCTTCCGGTGTACGACGGGTCGTGGACGGAgtggggcgcg
- a CDS encoding predicted protein, with protein MSGLDEYDYLIYPGFMRRPMARWNEDGSVAPMARARGPKGEAFQLTLKQSEIDEDIAHIEYEIGIGKKPKKKRTGPPLNPKLEAVKKQEEEERVASESEREEQDGDSDKK; from the exons ATGTCGGGACTGGACGAATACGACTACCTGATATACCCGGGCTTCATGCGTCGCCCCATGGCGCGCTGGAACGAGGACGgcagcgtcgcgccgatggcccgcgcgcgcgggcccaAGGGGGAGGCTTTCCAGCTCACGCTCAAGCAATCGGAGATTGACGAAGACATCGCGCACATAGAGTACGAG ATTGGGATCGGGAAGAAGcccaagaagaagaggaCCGGTCCCCCGTTGAACCCGAAGCTGGAAGCCGTGAAGAaacaggaggaggaggagagggtgGCGTCGGAGAGCGAGAGGGAGGAGCAGGACGGGGATTCGGACAAGAAATAG
- a CDS encoding predicted protein yields MFAVAPILGAGAVGLGRARTLPTSTRISTSPRSTNRVATVVRAARKGSPQSAQGRKKMSKGKIAKKNQEFIEQDTEKDAQIEAMRKAAAASRASVDEGEQASSMPPGKLDGMSFEDKLKAVKEEGAAKRQQMAEAEAPRKLMDEMLTGKAPVMRSSIYDDAPAKPGGITFAQAGGKTPDDELNVFVKIGAGLLSLGLLVVFIPSDFVFSTNVSSAPQGELSPEIVEQVKKQASIYEEALASTPEDVDKLRGAAESYVVLEDYTAAIPLLKRLLEIQPSVENVGNLADVYAANGSLAKAAEVYRDAVNAEWSGASLKPPALVKGLVDALDKDGRYGLSLEYVKKFREKGQVDDVDGALLEARVYSGWKGHSKEAEKAYQDVIDTHGDDFRGYLAKGVFYREIGKPDAAEGMFRQAKALVPGEMREVANAVIAQAKAQGALQ; encoded by the coding sequence ATGTTCGCGGTCGCTcccatcctcggcgcgggcgcggtcggcctcggccgcgcgcgaacgctcCCCACGTCCACGCGGATatcgacgtcgccccgctCCACCAATCGGGTCGCGAcggtcgttcgcgccgcgcgcaaggGCTCGCCCCAGAGCGCGCAGGGCCGCAAGAAGATGAGCAAGGGCAAGATCGCGAAGAAGAACCAGGAGTTCATCGAGCAAGACACCGAGAAGGACGCGCAGATCGAGGCCATGCggaaggcggccgcggcgtcccgcgcgagcgtcgacgagggcgaaCAAGCATCCTCGATGCCTCCCGGAAAGCTCGACGGCATGAGCTTCGAGGATAAGCTCAAGGCGGtcaaggaggagggcgccgcgaagcgccaACAGatggccgaggccgaggcacCCCGCAAGCTCATGGACGAGATGCTCACCGGCAAGGCGCCCGTCATGCGCTCCTCCATctacgacgacgcgccaGCCAAGCCGGGCGGGATCACGTTTGCGCAGGCTGGGGGCAAGACCCCGGATGACGAGCTCAACGTCTTCGTCAAgatcggcgcgggtctcctctccctcggcctcctcgtcgtcttcatcCCGTCCGATTTCGTGTTCAGCACGAacgtctcgagcgcgccaCAGGGGGAGCTATCCCCCGAGATCGTCGAGCAGGTCAAGAAACAGGCTTCCATCTACGAGGAAGCGCTGGCGTCCActcccgaggacgtcgacaagctccggggcgccgccgagtcgtACGTCGTGCTGGAGGACTACACCGCCGCCATACCGCTGCTCAAGCGGCTGCTGGAGATCCAGCCGAGCGTGGAGAACGTGGGAAACCTCGCGGACGTGTACGCCGCCAACGGGTCACTCGCGAAAGCCGCCGAGGTGTatcgcgacgccgtcaacgCGGAGTGGTCGGGGGCGAGCCTGaagccgcccgcgctcgtcaagggcctggtggacgcgctggacAAGGACGGGCGGTACGGCCTGAGCCTCGAGTACGTTAAGAAGTTTCGGGAGAAGGGGCaggtggacgacgtggacggcgcgctctTGGAGGCGAGGGTGTACAGCGGGTGGAAAGGGCACTCCAAAGAAGCGGAGAAGGCGTACCAGGACGTCATCGACACACACGGCGACGACTTCAGGGGGTACCTGGCGAAAGGGGTGTTCTACAGGGAGATCGGCAagccggacgccgcggaggggaTGTTTCGGCAGGCCAAGGCGCTGGTGCCGGGTGAGATGAGGGAGGTTGCGAACGCGGTCATCGCGCAGGCGAAGGCGCAGGGCGCGCTGCAATAG
- a CDS encoding predicted protein yields the protein MEEAPGAEEAPEAAPASRAATKKRSREDRDAAGASNPPSGLDAWAEEATANRGGAGAASSAGGDGRGGGDAAPASHVKFGGANGGGRDANGRQRQCFRYGNYHRYYGYRVGESLEDHRIAHLKREWFHRKRCVDVGCNEGLVSLSIAVSFGSTTMLGIDIDEWLVKKAREKLRRMRRAAAKAATKAERESEEAARMAAEASAREADAAAGGTLRSHPATRVAAATETTDGTGEVGSQLGAKLADSGPSLGGVTFRASNILDETFEPGSVDAFLCLSVTKWIQLNWGDAGLKKMFKQIYDALSPGGVFIVEPQPWKSYKQAFRKQKMPEETREHFRGIELRPAFFAEHLRQVVGFSSVQAIRSADLHVADEFDRNLLLCVK from the coding sequence ATGGAAGAAGCCCCGGGGGCGGAGGAAgcgccggaggcggcgccggcctcccgcgccgcgacgaagaagcgctcgcgcgaagaccgcgacgccgccggcgcatcGAACCCCCCGTCGGGCCTGGACGCgtgggcggaggaggcgacggcgaacaggggaggggccggggcggcatcgtcggcggggggcgacggtcgcggcgggggcgacgccgcgcccgcctcccaCGTCaagttcggcggcgcgaacggcggcggccgggacgCGAACGGTCGACAGCGTCAGTGCTTCAGGTACGGCAACTACCACCGCTACTACGGCTACCGCGTGGGGGAGTCGCTCGAGGACCATCGCATCGCGCACTTGAAGCGCGAGTGGTTCCATCGCAAGAGgtgcgtcgacgtcgggtgCAACGAGGGGCTGGTGTCGCTGTCCATCGCGGTCTCGTTCGGATCCACCACCATGTTGGGcatcgacatcgacgagTGGCTCGTGAAGAAGGCGCGGGAGAAGctgcggcggatgcgacgcgcggccgcgaaggcggcgacgaaagCGGAGCGAGaatcggaggaggcggcgaggatggcggctGAAGCGTCGGCAAgagaggcggacgcggcggcgggcgggaccCTCAGGTcgcacccggcgacgcgcgtggcggcggcgacggagacgacggacGGAACGGGCGAGGTTGGATCTCAATTGGGGGCTAAATTGGCGGACTCCGGTccgtcgctcggcggcgtcacctTTCGCGCGAGTAACATCCTCGACGAGACGTTCGAGCCGGGTTCGGTGGACGCCTTCCTGTGCCTGTCCGTGACGAAGTGGATCCAGCTGAActggggcgacgcgggcctGAAGAAGATGTTCAAACAGATCTACGACGCGCTGTCTCCCGGGGGGGTGTTCATCGTGGAGCCGCAGCCGTGGAAGAGTTACAAGCAGGCGTTTAGGAAGCAGAAGATGCCGGAGGAGACCCGCGAGCACTTCCGGGGCATTGAGCTGCGCCCGGCGTTCTTCGCGGAGCACCTGAGGCAGGTCGTCGGCTTCTCGTCGGTGCAGGCGATACGGTCGGCGGACCtgcacgtcgcggacgagttcGACAGAAACTTGCTCCTGTGCGTCAAGTGA
- the PEX12 gene encoding peroxisomal protein importer family (peroxisomal protein import (Pex12)): MQFQVDAGDSRPTFFELVATDRLVPSLRAALVYSLRTLAERRPGVTRILDHEAEAFALLMLLVEAHSFATSDGSLAEGLYGLQRRGGRGGRGGRAAVARGGLLRSGDDDGGNGARRSRRIGGKQRLLSVLVLVGLPYAREKLDALYPPGRSSRDEGARDGDDDDARGGRRARGGSSPTPAAPSSSSSASAVSGASVRAGAAAAFVSAYPWIHAGWEAVVFWCWLRYLLKDGTTHDPSLATLRLAVVRASPSEVTARRARVESARASRVNRLSSSPSWMTRVVGPTALRAGHFALDHAQGGLMAAVVGFKLLEWWYGSAEDAVFRDRSHPPPPPPPRTAPHPRARCVVPRDPALCPLCRRRCSQPAVVRTSGWVFCHPCVVDEVRRFGRCPVTLAAAAEGDVVRLFSE, encoded by the exons atgcaGTTCcaggtggacgcgggcgactcCCGCCCGACGTtcttcgagctcgtcgcgacggaccgGCTCGTGCCgtcgcttcgcgcggcgctggtgtACTCGCTGaggacgctcgcggagagGCGACCGGGGGTGACGCGGATCCTCGAccacgaggcggaggcgttcgcgctcctcatgctcctcgtcgaggcgcactccttcgcgacgtccgACGGGAGCCTGGCGGAGGGCCTGTACGGACTGCAGCGC cgcggagggcgcggagggcgtggagggcgcgcggcggtcgcccgGGGCGGACTCCTCCGttcgggcgacgacgacggcgggaacggcgcgcgccgatcgcggaGGATCGGCGGGAAGCAGCGACTGCTCTCCGTGCTCGTGCTCGTGGGACTGCCGTACGCGCGAGAGAAGCTGGACGCGCTGTAC CCGCCGGGGCGATCGTCGAGAGACGAGGGAGcccgggacggcgacgacgacgacgcgcgcgggggacgtcgcgcgcgcgggggttcatcgccgacgccggctgcgccgtcgtcgtcgtcgtcggcgtcggccgtcTCGGGGGCGTCCGTtcgagccggcgccgccgccgcgtttgtCTCCGCGTATCCGTGGATCCACGCGGGCTGGGAGGCCGTCGTGTTCTGGTGCTGGCTCCGGTACCTCCTCAAAGACGGCACCACGCACGATCCCTCGCTGGCGACGCTCCGGCtggccgtcgtccgcgcgtcgccgtcggaggtgACCGCTCGCAGAGCGCGAGTCGAatccgctcgcgcgtcgagggtcaatcgcctgtcgtcgtcgccgtcgtggatGACGCGCGTGGTGGGGCCGACGGCGTTGAGGGCGGGTCACTTCGCCCTGGACCACGCGCAGGGCGGTTTGatggcggcggtcgtcgggTTCAAGCTCCTGGAGTGGTGGTACGGctcggcggaggatgcggtGTTTCGCGATCGatcgcacccgccgccgccgccgccgccgaggacggcgccgcaccCTCGCGCACGGTGCGTCGTGCCGCGGGACCCCGCGCTGTGCCCGCtgtgccggcggcggtgttccCAGCCCGCGGTGGTGCGCACGAGCGGGTGGGTGTTCTGTCACCCgtgcgtcgtggacgaggttCGTCGATTCGGGCGGTGCCCggtgacgctcgcggcggcggcggagggcgacgtcgtgcgccTGTTCAGCGAGTGA
- a CDS encoding hypothetical protein (conserved uncharacterized protein), which yields MSFRKGLVEIWEDMMSYRTLKVVKISDKRLAYVHKSLMASILVYATITMVGAHTYMLKEKPRLYVTTTVDDTNRLSNWTLDSTSGPRGYCNSAYTSFPGDEFVPEPAYPQTRCASYISTAQMVSVTDQGAFIGTHMRQQAWKRTCTDETTKLDCVVENKDENGAAVDAEDHFAADIENIVLKLQPIYVTSWGVSEPAHRITVVNAAGQEVKEFERYGTDSTSQWPTFTLKELLKLAEMDIDAQNPIIVSKNFKGLDAETGQPRLPLYRLTGLRIAVDFTFSNFRPMGQMKPFDFTPLAVMTVKATSVGSFVTPRESTIYSGTTSNFDSQGTTLSIRGVKIEYQAKGLMGKADGYTGMMALMSCLVMVGVATAIVDVIGAFIYDSFKDDKIEDDSERQHLEHMILNIETSGVPFKNDDFEFEPGTSVKKQIDELTRDIQRQATLLHHMSGELAAAGLNSHTMHMADLGEGVQSARYECVLKGPNGEDIFLTGGPQTVGRGHGGTQSKRISHKQISVVANTHNGMARVQGLPTKNISGVALGGGPWQPLGPEASVDLKNGDMIALLMDEGADEAETTVDGVFRFQATYVEDKQQGGSWFGW from the coding sequence ATGTCGTTCAGAAAAGGTTTAGTCGAGATTTGGGAGGACATGATGTCCTACCGTACCCTCAAGGTGGTGAAGATCAGCGACAAGAGGCTGGCGTACGTGCACAAGAGTCTCATGGCGTCCATCCTCGTCTACGCCACCATCACCATGGTTGGCGCGCACACATACATGCTCAAGGAGAAGCCGAGGCTCTACGTGACCACGACGGTGGACGACACGAATCGGCTAAGTAATTGGACGCTAGATAGTACGTCGGGGCCGAGGGGGTACTGTAACTCGGCGTACACGTCgttccccggcgacgagttcGTGCCCGAGCCGGCGTACCCGCAAACGCGGTGCGCGAGTTACATCAGCACCGCGCAGATGGTCTCGGTGACGGACCAGGGCGCGTTCATCGGAACGCACATGCGACAACAGGCGTGGAAACGCACGTGCACGGACGAGACGACGAAGCTGGACTGCGTGGTGGAGAACAAGGAcgagaacggcgccgcggttgaCGCGGAGGACCACTTCGCGGCGGACATTGAGAACATCGTGCTGAAGCTCCAGCCCATCTACGTCACGTCCTGGGGGGTGTCCGAACCGGCGCACAGGATCACGGTggtgaacgccgcggggcaGGAAGTCAAGGAGTTCGAAAGGTACGGCACCGACTCCACCAGCCAGTGGCCGACTTTCACGTTGAAGGAACTCCTAAAGCTGGCGGAGATGGACATCGACGCGCAGAATCCGATCATCGTCTCCAAAAATTTCAAAGGGTTGGACGCGGAGACTGGGcagccgcggctgccgctGTACCGGCTCACCGGCCTGCGCATCGCCGTGGACTTCACGTTCAGCAACTTCAGGCCGATGGGGCAGATGAAACCCTTCGACTTCACCCCGTTGGCCGTCATGACCGTCAAGGCGACCAGCGTCGGGTCGTTTGTCACGCCGCGAGAGTCCACCATCTACTCGGGCACCACCAGTAACTTCGACTCGCAGGGCACCACGTTATCGATCCGCGGCGTGAAGATCGAGTACCAGGCGAAGGGCCTGATGGGTAAGGCGGATGGGTACACCGGCATGATGGCGCTCATGTCTTGCCTCGTCATGGTGggcgtggcgacggcgattgTGGACGTCATCGGCGCCTTCATCTACGACTCGTTCAAGGATGACAAGATCGAGGACGACTCCGAGCGTCAGCACCTGGAGCACATGATCCTCAACATCGAAACTTCGGGCGTGCCCTTCAAGAACGACGACTTCGAGTTCGAGCCGGGCACGAGCGTCAAGAAACAGATCGACGAGTTGACGAGGGACATCCAGCGGCAGGCGACGCTGCTGCACCACATGTCcggggagctcgcggcggcgggtctcaacAGCCACACCATGCACATGgcggacctcggcgagggggTGCAGAGCGCGAGGTATGAGTGCGTCCTCAAGGGACCCAACGGCGAGGACATCTTCCTCACCGGCGGACCGCAGACGGTGGGacgcgggcacggcggcaCGCAGTCCAAGCGCATCTCGCACAAGCAGatcagcgtcgtcgccaacacGCACAACGGCATGGCGCGAGTGCAGGGTTTACCGACCAAGAACATCTCCggcgtggcgctcggcggcggaccgtGGCAGCCGCTCGGTCCCGAGGCGAGCGTGGACCTGAAGAACGGGGACATGATCGCGCTGCTCatggacgagggcgcggatgAGGCGGAGAccaccgtcgacggcgtgttCAGGTTTCAGGCGACGTACGTCGAGGACAAGCAGCAGGGGGGCTCGTGGTTCGGGTGGTGA
- a CDS encoding predicted protein has translation MQGDARVSAADIKVTADLDRGCVLGRPKGPTFVSARDADEAGSQRHDRRTQAGSRKRFAGKVN, from the coding sequence atgcagggcgacgcgcgtgtgAGCGCTGCGGACATCAAAGTCACCGCGGACCTGGACCGCGGCTGTGTCCTCGGGCGCCCCAAAGGACCAACCTTCGTATCCGCTCGAGACGCAGACGAGGCCGGGTCGCAGCGGCACGATCGGCGAACACAGGCAGGGAGTCGAAAACGATTCGCAGGAAAAGTCAACTGA